A single genomic interval of Gemmatimonadota bacterium harbors:
- a CDS encoding heavy metal translocating P-type ATPase — translation MARAMLPVMGNPPATPPAPPAAPRPAAAPTDHTLNLAVTGMHCAACVGRVQRALEEEPGVKSAVVNLMTNTATVSFDPKAVQPNVLVERVRTTGYGAELPVVGESVADEQERQDATRRAEYHEYLTKGGASLAVGAAMMAIPMHATMIYAWLPWLLLAITTAVMAWAGRHFYTRAWMAFRHHSADMNTLISVGTGAAYLYSLAATVRPSLFTANGVAPDLYYEAVVIIIALILVGNALEARAKGQTAGAVRRLLDLQPKTARVRRADGDHDIPVEQVVRDDRIVVRPGERIPVDGDVASGTSAVDESMLTGESMPVSKSAGDHVTGGTINGTGAFELTATTLGADSTLARIVRMMQDAQGTRAPIQRIADKISSVFVPVVLSIAIATFITWYIALGGGGLVRAIAAAVAVLIIACPCAMGLAVPTAVMVATGRGAEFGVLVKGGAVLERADQITTIVLDKTGTVTQGKPVVTDVRLAPNAKVDADTMLAFAAALERQSEHPLAAAIVAHAQHSASATALTASSFEAVGGQGAIGVVNGRAVAIGNEGLMRDWAINIAPLATEAELLAAAARTVVYVGVDGALAGLLAVADPIKPTSPEAVRRFVAMGFDVVMLTGDSANAANAIAREAGIPTVRAGVLPGGKRDVIRELQAQGKVVAMVGDGINDAPALAQADVGIAIGSGSDIAIEASDLTLMRGDLRAAADAIALSRATMRTMRQNLFWAFIYNMVGIPVAAGVLYPAFGVVLSPVLASAAMALSSVSVVTNSLRLRRFAPHGGAR, via the coding sequence ATGGCTCGCGCCATGCTTCCCGTGATGGGCAACCCGCCCGCCACGCCTCCGGCTCCTCCTGCCGCTCCGCGCCCCGCCGCCGCGCCTACCGACCATACGCTCAACCTCGCCGTTACCGGCATGCACTGCGCCGCCTGCGTGGGCCGCGTGCAACGGGCGCTCGAAGAAGAGCCGGGGGTCAAAAGCGCCGTCGTCAACTTGATGACCAATACGGCCACCGTCTCCTTTGACCCCAAGGCCGTTCAACCGAACGTGCTCGTGGAACGCGTGCGCACCACCGGCTACGGCGCCGAACTCCCCGTCGTCGGCGAATCCGTCGCCGACGAGCAAGAACGTCAAGACGCCACCCGCCGCGCCGAATATCACGAGTACCTCACCAAAGGTGGTGCGAGTCTCGCCGTTGGCGCCGCCATGATGGCCATCCCGATGCACGCCACCATGATCTATGCGTGGCTGCCTTGGCTCTTGCTCGCCATCACCACCGCCGTGATGGCTTGGGCGGGCCGCCACTTCTACACCCGCGCCTGGATGGCCTTCCGCCACCACTCCGCGGATATGAACACGCTCATTTCCGTGGGTACCGGCGCGGCCTATCTCTATTCATTGGCCGCCACCGTACGCCCCTCGCTCTTTACCGCGAATGGCGTCGCGCCCGATCTCTACTACGAAGCCGTTGTTATTATCATTGCGCTCATCCTCGTGGGCAACGCGCTCGAAGCGCGCGCGAAGGGGCAGACCGCTGGTGCCGTGCGACGCTTGCTCGATCTCCAACCCAAAACCGCACGCGTACGCCGCGCCGACGGTGATCACGACATCCCGGTGGAGCAGGTGGTGCGCGACGATCGCATCGTCGTGCGCCCGGGTGAACGCATCCCCGTAGACGGCGACGTGGCCAGCGGCACCAGTGCCGTCGACGAATCGATGCTCACCGGCGAGTCCATGCCGGTGTCCAAGAGCGCAGGCGACCACGTCACCGGCGGCACCATCAACGGCACGGGTGCCTTTGAACTCACCGCCACCACACTCGGCGCCGACAGCACCCTCGCGCGCATCGTGCGCATGATGCAGGACGCCCAAGGCACACGCGCGCCCATTCAACGTATTGCCGACAAAATCAGCAGTGTGTTTGTGCCCGTCGTGCTTTCCATTGCCATTGCCACCTTCATTACCTGGTACATCGCACTAGGCGGCGGCGGACTTGTGCGCGCCATTGCCGCGGCGGTCGCCGTGCTGATTATTGCCTGTCCTTGCGCCATGGGGCTCGCGGTACCTACCGCCGTGATGGTAGCAACGGGGCGCGGCGCCGAGTTCGGCGTGCTGGTAAAGGGCGGGGCAGTGCTCGAACGCGCCGATCAGATCACGACGATTGTGCTCGATAAAACCGGTACCGTCACGCAGGGTAAACCGGTGGTGACCGATGTACGCCTCGCGCCGAACGCCAAAGTCGATGCCGATACGATGCTGGCGTTCGCAGCGGCACTGGAGCGGCAATCCGAACATCCGCTTGCGGCAGCGATCGTGGCGCATGCACAGCACAGCGCGAGTGCAACGGCGCTCACCGCATCGTCGTTTGAAGCCGTCGGCGGTCAAGGCGCGATTGGCGTGGTGAATGGCCGCGCGGTAGCCATTGGCAACGAAGGCCTGATGCGCGACTGGGCCATCAACATTGCACCGCTCGCCACAGAGGCTGAGTTACTCGCCGCTGCCGCGCGCACCGTCGTGTATGTAGGGGTCGATGGCGCGCTCGCCGGATTGCTCGCGGTGGCTGATCCCATCAAGCCCACGTCACCAGAAGCAGTGCGCCGCTTTGTCGCGATGGGCTTTGATGTGGTGATGCTCACAGGCGATTCCGCGAATGCCGCGAATGCCATCGCACGCGAAGCAGGGATTCCCACCGTGCGCGCCGGAGTGCTCCCCGGCGGCAAGCGCGATGTGATTCGCGAACTGCAAGCGCAGGGAAAGGTGGTCGCGATGGTAGGGGACGGCATCAACGACGCCCCGGCGCTCGCGCAGGCCGATGTCGGGATTGCTATTGGCAGTGGTTCCGACATTGCCATTGAAGCGAGCGATCTCACTCTGATGCGCGGCGATCTTCGCGCTGCCGCGGATGCCATTGCACTCTCCCGCGCGACGATGCGCACGATGCGCCAGAACTTGTTCTGGGCTTTCATCTATAACATGGTCGGCATTCCTGTTGCGGCGGGGGTGTTGTATCCCGCCTTCGGCGTGGTGCTGAGTCCGGTGCTGGCCAGCGCCGCGATGGCCTTGAGCAGTGTGAGTGTGGTCACGAATAGTCTGAGGCTCAGGCGCTTTGCGCCGCATGGAGGTGCTCGATGA